In Armatimonadota bacterium, the genomic stretch TTTTCCGGTTCGAACGCGGATGGAACCCTGATTGGTGAGATACGACGACGGATTTCGCTGAGCGGATCACTAACTCTCAGCTCTGCCGTGGGAACCGCGATCAGCTCGATTGAGGTTTCTCCGACGACGACTAGCGTTCAAGTTGGACGAGGCGAGGTGTTCGTGGCGAACGGTCGAAACTCAGCGGGAACCGCAACATTCATCGTTCCGAACTCGCTCACTTGGACGGCATTGGGTGGGATCGGTACGGTTACATCGGACGGAGCGTTTTCGGCGACAGCGACCGGTTCGGGAAGTGTTCGCGCGACATACACGCCACTGGCACTAAACGGCTCCGCACTGGTCTCGACAACGCCAAGCGGCGCAGTTCAGAAAAAGTGGACGATCTTGGTCTTCCTGAACGCCGCGAACGACCTTCAATCGTTCTCTCAGCTCAACGTGAACCAGATGGAGCAGGTTGCTCAGAACCCGGATGTACGAATTGTTGTTCAGTGGAAGAACTATCCGAGCGGGTTCTCGGGCGGGCTGTTTGACGGTACCCGTCGGTACCTGGTGAAGCCGGATACCACGAGCTCGATTGCTTCGGAAATGATTCAGGACATGGGCACGACCGTCGACATGGGTTCGACGCAGACGCTGAACCAGTTCATTCAATGGGGCAAGGCGAACTATCCGGCTGACCGCTACGGTCTTGTCGTTTGGAATCACGGCAACGGGTGGCTTCGATCACCAGCGAAAGCGGAGTCACGGGCGGTGAGCTACGACGACGAGAAGGGAACTTCGATTCAGATTTGGGACCTTAACCAGGCACTCGGTTCCGAGCAGTTCGACTTCATTGCGTGGGACTGCAGCTTGATGCAGATGTTTGAGGTCGCCTACGAGATTCGTGGGAATACGAAGTACGTTGTTGGCTCGGAAGAGTCGCCTCCGGGTGAGGGGTATCCCTATCAGTTGGTTTTCAACAAATTCAGAGACAATCCGAACGATACGACCTTTAACCTCTGTAAGGGGTTCGTCGACGGGCCGCTTGCGGTGACAGCATATCAATCGCGCAAGATCACACAGTCGGTTCTGGACACTTCGCAGTTCGCTCCCCTTGCAACGGCAGTTTCGACATTTGGAAGCGAATTAAATGCGAATCGGGTTGCTTTGACTTCGCTGATCCAATCGACTCGTTCGACAGCTCAGTCGTTTAGCCCTACTTCAACGAGGCACTATCGGGACCTTCTCGATGTGGCCAAGCGAATAGAGCTCGGGACGACTCTTCCGGGCGTTCTTTCTTCGATCACGGCTTTGAAGTCGGCGGCGGCGAATGCGATTGTGTATGAAGGTCATAACTCGAACTCGGCGAACGCGACGGGTCTGGCGATTGACTTCTCACCCGCCTCGACTTTCAATGCTGCTGACTCACTTGGGAACGTGCGCGCTACGGATTACGCGAAGCTGAAGCTAGCTCAGGATACGCAGTGGAATGAGTATTTGACGGTTGCTCCGTAGGAAGGCGCGGGCTAAAGTTAGAAAAAAGGGCCCGCAACGAAGGCGGGCCCGATGGGCTTGGAGGGTTATTCGTCCGGACTCTCGTAGGGATGTCGGTCCGGATCTTGTTGTGTTCGTCAGCGGAGGCAAACCCACCGACAAGCATTGATTTCCGCACATTCCATGCCCGAACTTCAGCTTTGTTGCTGGGGTGGTCCAAAGCTGGCAAATAGGCGGTTAGAACGCGTCGAGGCAACAGACCGGTCCCGGTCGGAGCAAATCAGCCGCTGCCGTCAGATCAGCCCGCGACCGAACTATGACAAGGTCATTCATCGCCAAGACGAGCAGCCCTGGTTCCCCCATGAATGCCTGTGAAAATTGGCGGATGTCTAACCTGAAACCCGCCTCCGTAGAAGGTGATACGCGAACACCTTCGGGAGAGAAATCGACACGCCAAGGGCCTTGGTTCTCGGGCAATAACTCATCAACAACTTCGAAAGTAAATGAACCGATACGATCCGTCTTTAAGCTCGAGAGCGCCTTGGGAGCGTTGAGAACTCGCCACATGAGGTGCCCAGAGTTGGCGTTCAATTCGGCCCCACGATCCCAGTGCCGAGCGCGATAAGGCGAATCCGATGGCTCGATCCAACTCAGATGAGTCTTATTGATTCCGATGCCGCTGAGTACGCTTAGCAAGGATTCGTAACCTCTCTTGGTGGTCCAAACAAACTCATCCACCTTCTGCTCCACCCAGAAGTTCCAGTCATGGGTGACGATGGCGTAAGCTTCGATTGGATCGCCAACTGTGTAAATCGCTTTGTTAGAATCCGACTGAATGATGCGGTCCCACTGGTTATCGGGACGAAGATTCATGCCTGAGCGTCGGCGGGCAAACACCTCATAGCAAGCCTTGACCTGGTCGCGATCCGCCGCCCCGAGCTTTGCTGTTGGTAAGGTCAGATCGAACCTTGGGAAGCGTCCCATGTCGACTTTGATTCCGTACTTGTATCCCGCTACCTCGTAGCCGAACTTACGATAAAACTTCTCGCTGAACGCATAGAGCGAAGCTAACTCGTAACCCGCCTCTCGGTAATGGCGAATTCCGTGCTCCATCATCGCTTTTCCAACACCGTGCTGTCGCTCGTGGGGCAGAACTGCCACGCCAGCGATTCCGGCGCATTTGAGTTCGGCATCGCCTCGAGTAACGACCATTGGCAGGGAAGCAAAGGCTCCAACGATGCGATCGTCTAGCCGGGCCGCGAAGGCTTCGTCGTGGCGAGGTTTATCTGGCTCGATCTTGACCGGTTCATTGTCCCGATACGTGGGACTCCAGACTTTGAAGAGTTCTTCAAGGTCAGTGCACCGTTCAACACGCAGACTCATTCGGACAGTTTACTTGCGAAGCTCCTGTACGCTTAGGCCCCGCCAGTTCTTCGATTCCTTACTCTGCCTCGCTGCCCACTGTTCGACGAGCTCCTTTGAAGCGAGACGTCGAACATCCGAGTCTGCGTCGAAGCCTAGGTTGAGCACGGTCGCGGTGTCCGGCTGCTGACGGGTGAGGTTGACGACAGCGATGAGGCTGTCGGGTCGTACTAGGTTCGTGACCAGCACCATACCCATCAAAGAAATGTAGGTGACATGCGGCACTGCCGAGAGTTTCCATTTTGATCCGAGCCAGGCGTAGCCCCCGATGACTGCCATCAGAAGCCCCATTGCGGCGGAGACGTAGAAGCGTAGCGTAGTGAGGCCATAAGCGGATACGTACAGACTCATTCGGTAGGCGGCAGATACGAGCATGAGGCCGAGGAGGCCCGAC encodes the following:
- a CDS encoding clostripain-related cysteine peptidase — translated: MSLRCSLIGFVLLLLTLVGCGGGGGGMASGLNYRTNWGLNGAPGQLSGQSQRITVRDMNGVDVTSAVLRNPTQDIEDVNFAISNGNYQVIIQLFSGSNADGTLIGEIRRRISLSGSLTLSSAVGTAISSIEVSPTTTSVQVGRGEVFVANGRNSAGTATFIVPNSLTWTALGGIGTVTSDGAFSATATGSGSVRATYTPLALNGSALVSTTPSGAVQKKWTILVFLNAANDLQSFSQLNVNQMEQVAQNPDVRIVVQWKNYPSGFSGGLFDGTRRYLVKPDTTSSIASEMIQDMGTTVDMGSTQTLNQFIQWGKANYPADRYGLVVWNHGNGWLRSPAKAESRAVSYDDEKGTSIQIWDLNQALGSEQFDFIAWDCSLMQMFEVAYEIRGNTKYVVGSEESPPGEGYPYQLVFNKFRDNPNDTTFNLCKGFVDGPLAVTAYQSRKITQSVLDTSQFAPLATAVSTFGSELNANRVALTSLIQSTRSTAQSFSPTSTRHYRDLLDVAKRIELGTTLPGVLSSITALKSAAANAIVYEGHNSNSANATGLAIDFSPASTFNAADSLGNVRATDYAKLKLAQDTQWNEYLTVAP
- a CDS encoding GNAT family N-acetyltransferase — translated: MSLRVERCTDLEELFKVWSPTYRDNEPVKIEPDKPRHDEAFAARLDDRIVGAFASLPMVVTRGDAELKCAGIAGVAVLPHERQHGVGKAMMEHGIRHYREAGYELASLYAFSEKFYRKFGYEVAGYKYGIKVDMGRFPRFDLTLPTAKLGAADRDQVKACYEVFARRRSGMNLRPDNQWDRIIQSDSNKAIYTVGDPIEAYAIVTHDWNFWVEQKVDEFVWTTKRGYESLLSVLSGIGINKTHLSWIEPSDSPYRARHWDRGAELNANSGHLMWRVLNAPKALSSLKTDRIGSFTFEVVDELLPENQGPWRVDFSPEGVRVSPSTEAGFRLDIRQFSQAFMGEPGLLVLAMNDLVIVRSRADLTAAADLLRPGPVCCLDAF